The Gigantopelta aegis isolate Gae_Host unplaced genomic scaffold, Gae_host_genome ctg4987_pilon_pilon:::debris, whole genome shotgun sequence DNA window CTCCACTCTTCTGCGCATGCTCAAAAGTACCCACGTGGTGGCTATGCCAGAAACTAGACTTCCAGAGGATACAAAGAGTCCTTTTTTGTTCTTGAAGAAAGAGGAAAAACCAGAAAAGCCACCTTTAGTAAGAACACTAAATATAACTATTATCATCGTCTATTACAAGTTATCATTAGATGGCCTACGTCAGGATAAACGACAATGGAACGAGATACGTCCATTGTCCATACAGAATGGAGTGGTACATAATACTACAGGTTCTGCTTACATGAATTGGGAGCTACAAAGATCCTCTGCTCTGTAGTAGGGCCTAGAGAGGTAGCTCGTAGGGAGGAGTTTAGTATGAAGGTGTGGTCCCATACTAATAATGGTTGTATGTAATCATTATTGTTAGGGTCAGATTTTGTGTCAATTAAAAATATGCTCCATTTCTCATGCAAGTTACGAAAACCAGTTCAACAGGTTTGAGAAACatgtaaaattacattttaataattttgtgtataggaAGAAAAACAATTGTCATTAATTATAGGAGAAGCTATGATGTCTGCTGTCAAATTAGTTAGTTGTCATGACAACTTGATTTAAATTTGTAGTAATCTTTAGGAGACCTTCCCTAAATTACAAATTGAAGTGAACATATTAGTATTAGAAAACGGAGGGAGTATTCTAACTGGAGCTGTCTTGTGTGTGTCCGTTGCCTTGGCAACCAGTGGCATTGAAATGAGAGATATACCAATAGCCTGCACTCTGGTAAGTGGCTTTCCCATAAGGGGTAGCCCCTTGTAATATCTTTTCTAGTCTTATAGTGGGCAAACATTCCTATGTGACCCCTCACTTGATGAGGAATATAATCCTTCAGAAACTACTTACATGACAAAATCAACTTTGTTATCTGGACATCAAACTATTATATATCTACCATCTTTTAGAGAGATTTGTGGTGTATGTCAAGTTGGCCACTTAGAACTAGATATATCTCCATCATTAatggaggtgtgtgttgaaggTTGTTTAAGACTACATGATCATTTGAGAAAATTTTTACACAATATTGATtctgaataaatataatacaagaTTAATAGAAAGATAATGTTGACCTTTGTGCTagatgatgataatattgaCCTTTGTACTATTACATAGAATACAGCTCCTCCAATTCAGCATGATAATTTTCCATTGTGGGTGTGGTCAGACTATTGCACATCAGTTTTCtgttaatattagtattacaacTAAAATATGATGATTTTAATTTCTGACCTGACACAATTGCTGTTTACGAGAAGTTATTTCAAATTCAAATGCTTTTTTTCTTGCTACATGAatcactaaaaataataataataataataaaataattgatctTCAAATAATTACCTCAAGAGGTACACCagctaagtttgctgcattaaaTCCATAACTTTTAGGACATGCTCCATCAATAAATTTATAAAGAAACGTTATACTCTCTTCTCCCTCATTCTCTTCTTCACTTTCCACCATACAAGCCTACAAACAAACTACACGTTTCCATAGCAACAAACATGACATATACCATATGTCCTAATTGAATACGAGGGTTGTCTTTTAATTCATCCACTAGGGTGTGGTAGTGGGTGGAGAATAAAGTACGACATTTTCTATCTACTATACTCCTGATGACAGCTGAAGCAATAGCTGTACCATCGTAAGTAGCTGTTCCACGACCTTGAAAGGAAATGATAACGTCATATTATATATTGGGCAACTTACCTAACTCATCTAGTAAAACTAATGAGTTGATTGTGCTATGTTGTAATATGACACTTGTCTCACTGACTTCAACATAGAAAGTACTCTCTCCTATCgttaaaaatgaaatgatttaattaatgAGAAAGACATACCCTTTCATGATACGGTCTGAAGCTCCTAATCTTGTAAATATTCTATCAACTGGTGTAAGCTTACATGATTCTGCTGGTACAAAACAGCCCTAATAATGATATATGCATCCATTATATCACCATGTGTCCATTATTTGTTAGATGTTGTGTATTTATTGCATAaaatgtgtccattttatagATATATGTCCATTCATACCATTTGTGCTAATATTACTATAAGACCAGTTTGTCTCAATAGTGTTGATTTTCCCCCCATATTGGGTCCAGTCACTACTAAGCATGACTTGCCAGACTAAAAAGAGGGatcaaaaaacatttaataaatcaacaggTTGTTCAGACCCCTTCTGAATCAATGATGACATCATTGGGAACAAATTCATCTCCAGTGAATGTCTGAACAACGCAGGGATGTCTTCCTCCATAGATTTCAAGAAATGGGTTCTTCTCCCGTTACTATAATAGGACGACATGTGTTACCTGCACTGAATGTTGCCATAGCAACTAATACATCTAATATCGACAGACAACGGACGCAGAGTCCCACAATGAAAAACTAGAACAAGATTACAAAAGTAGCAAGTGTTACTATGGCAACCTACTCCTCTCcaaatgaataaaaaattgTTCTCATTGTATCACGTAAAGCACTGTCTCTTTTCTCTTCAGCTGCTACCAACTCAGACAACATTTCCTCAATCTCCCTCGTCCAGTAGCGACGAAATCCTTTCTTCTGAGACTTGAGTTCGTAAGAATCTGGTACCTCTAAAGACTCTGGTACTTCCAGTTGAAAAACGATTACGACCAGTACCCCAATATGATATATTCTAAATGACTTCATTAATATTAGCACTATTCAATTATCTAGTTACTTTACAATGAAGTCGTTTTTTCTGTTGCTTTATGTAATCATCTAAATTTTGGTCGATctgttctatattttgtaatgcAGTATCATAATCATTATTGACTCCATTACGAGGAATAATGGCTCCATCACTACGAGCTTTCTGATGATCAAATGATGTATCAAAAAAGTGAAGTTTATCCTTTAAATCAGGAAATAGTCctaatagaaataaaacaatacaacaataatacaacATTAATACAACagtaatacaacaataatacaacaataatacaacaatattacaacaataatacaacaataatacaacaatattacaacaataatacaacaataatacaacaataatacaacaataatacaacattaatacaacaatatacaacaataatacaacattaataaacaataatacacattaatacaacaataatacaacattaatacaacaataatacaacaataatacaacattaatacaacaataatacaacattaatacaacaataatacaacattaatacaacaataatacaacaataatacaacaatattacaacaataatacaacaataatacaacaataatacaacaatatacaacaataataaaacaatattacaacaAGATGTATAGTACCTTTGTCTGCAGTTGGAGTGACTATCTGTTTCAAGAGATGAGAGGATAATCTTGTTAGATAAGGAGAGAATACATCAATGATACGAGTAGAGTTTTTAAATCCTTCAAGCATGTTCAAAAAGTCATTTATCTTTTCTTACTGCAAATAATTCACAATAATTCATTTacaaagtaattaattaattaattaactaacttGTACAATATCTCTTCATAAAATATAGCTCTATTGTCTGGATGTGTCTCACTTCTGACCTTTGACCCCAACGAATAAACTCTATGACATAAACATCAAGTTATttgaccatccatccattttaaGCATCactccatccatctgtccattgatCTACTATTTACCTTCTCAACATTCTCTCCAAGTCAGGAATTGTTTGCAAAACTCCTTTCACTTCAAACATTAGAGAAGAGTTTATGTACAAGATCAGTCACAGCATCTAATCTATCATTAATAGCAGATGGATTACACAGAGGAGCTGAGAGCATTGTTTCAA harbors:
- the LOC121366197 gene encoding LOW QUALITY PROTEIN: DNA mismatch repair protein Msh6-like (The sequence of the model RefSeq protein was modified relative to this genomic sequence to represent the inferred CDS: inserted 4 bases in 3 codons; deleted 2 bases in 2 codons), whose product is MRTGALSALGACIWTLKRSLIDTDILRQFEEFIPVDEMNTSHDCSSMSQLNVSITSDFTNRKMVLDDITLANLDVIDNSGRMAGTLMERLYHCCTAFGRRLLKQXLSAPLCNPSAINDRLDAVTDLYINSSLMFEVKGVLQTIPDLERMLRRVYSLGSKVRSETHPDNRAIFYEEILYKLSSHLLKQIVTPTADKGLFPDLKDKLHFFDTSFDHQKARSDGAIIPRNGVNNDYDTALQNIEQIDQNLDDYIKQQKKRLHCKNISYWGTGRNRFQLEVPESLEVPDSYELKSQKKGFRRYWTREIEEMLSELVAAEEKRDSALRDTMRTIFYSFGEDFSLWDSAXRCLSILDVLVAMATFSAGNTCRPIIVXREKNPFLEIYGGRHPCVVQTFTGDEFVPNDVIIDSEGSGKSCLVVTGPNMGGKSTLLRQTGLIVILAQMGCFVPAESCKLTPVDRIFTRLGASDRIMKGYSTFYVEVSETSVILQHSTINSLVLLDELGRGTATYDGTAIASAVIRSIVDRKCRTLFSTHYHTLVDELKDNPRIQLGHMACMVESEEENEGEESITFLYKFIDGACPKSYGFNAANLAGVPLEVII